Proteins encoded within one genomic window of Suricata suricatta isolate VVHF042 chromosome 17, meerkat_22Aug2017_6uvM2_HiC, whole genome shotgun sequence:
- the DDX5 gene encoding probable ATP-dependent RNA helicase DDX5, whose protein sequence is MSGYSSDRDRGRDRGFGAPRFGGSRAGPLSGKKFGNPGEKLVKKKWNLDELPKFEKNFYQEHPDLARRTAQEVETYRRSKEITVRGHNCPKPVLNFYEANFPANVMDVIARQNFTEPTAIQAQGWPVALSGLDMVGVAQTGSGKTLSYLLPAIVHINHQPFLERGDGPICLVLAPTRELAQQVQQVAAEYCRACRLKSTCIYGGAPKGPQIRDLERGVEICIATPGRLIDFLECGKTNLRRTTYLVLDEADRMLDMGFEPQIRKIVDQIRPDRQTLMWSATWPKEVRQLAEDFLKDYIHINIGALELSANHNILQIVDVCHDVEKDEKLIRLMEEIMSEKENKTIVFVETKRRCDELTRKMRRDGWPAMGIHGDKSQQERDWVLNEFKHGKAPILIATDVASRGLDVEDVKFVINYDYPNSSEDYIHRIGRTARSTKTGTAYTFFTPNNIKQVSDLISVLREANQAINPKLLQLVEDRGSGRSRGRGGMKDDRRDRYSAGKRGGFNTFRDRENYDRGYSSLLKRDFGAKTQNGVYSAANYTNGSFGSNFVSAGIQTSFRTGNPTGTYQNGYDSTQQYGSNVPNMHNGMNQQAYAYPATAAAPMIGYPMPTGYSQ, encoded by the exons ATGTCGGGTTATTCGAGTGACCGAGACCGCGGCCGGGATCGAGG gtTTGGTGCACCTCGATTTGGGGGAAGTAGGGCAGGGCCCCTATCTGGAAAGAAGTTTGGAAACCCTGGGGAAAAACTCGTCAAAAAGAAGTGGAATCTTGATGAGCTGCccaaatttgagaaaaatttttatCAAGAGCACCCTGATTTGGCTAGGCGCACAGCA cAAGAGGTGGAGACATACAGAAGGAGTAAGGAAATTACGGTTAGAGGTCACAACTGCCCAAAGCCAGTTCTGAATTTTTATGAAGCAAACTTCCCTG CTAATGTAATGGATGTCATCGCAAGACAGAATTTTACTGAACCCACTGCTATTCAAGCTCAGGGGTGGCCCGTTGCTCTAAGTGGATTGGATATGGTTGGAGTAGCGCAGACTGGATCTGGGAAAACATTATCT TATTTGCTGCCTGCTATCGTCCACATCAATCATCAGCCATTCCTAGAGAGAGGTGATGGGCCTATT TGCTTGGTGCTGGCACCAACTCGGGAACTGGCCCAACAAGTACAGCAAGTAGCTGCTGAGTACTGTAGAGCATGTCGCTTGAAGTCCACTTGTATCTATGGTGGTGCTCCCAAGGGACCACAAATTCGTGATTTGGAGAGAG GTGTGGAAATCTGTATTGCAACACCTGGAAGACTGATTGACTTTTTGGAGTGCGGGAAAACCAATCTGAGAAGAACCACCTACCTTGTCCTTGATGAAGCAGATAGAATGCTTGATATGGGCTTTGAACCCCAAATAAGGAAGATTGTGGATCAGATAAGA CCTGATAGGCAAACTCTAATGTGGAGTGCAACTTGGCCGAAAGAAGTAAGACAGCTTGCTGAAGATTTCCTAAAAGACTACATTCATATAAACATTGGAGCACTAGAACTGAGTGCAAACCACAATATTCTTCAGATTGTGGATGTATGTCATGATGTAGAAAAGGATGAAAA ACTTATTCGTCTAATGGAAGAGATCATGAGTGAGAAGGAGAATAAAACCATTGTTTTTGTCGAAACCAAAAGAAGATGTGATGAGCTTACTAGAAAAATGAGGAGAGACGG gTGGCCCGCCATGGGTATCCATGGTGACAAGAGTCAACAGGAACGTGACTGGGTTCTAAATG AATTCAAACATGGAAAAGCTCCTATTCTGATTGCTACAGATGTGGCCTCCAGAGGGCTAG ATGTGGAAGATGTGAAATTTGTCATCAATTATGACTACCCTAACTCCTCAGAGGATTATATTCATCGAATTGGAAGAACTGCTCGCAGTACCAAAACAGGCACAGCATACACTTTCTTTACACCTAATAACATAAAGCAAGTGAGCGACCTTATCTCTGTGCTTCGTGAAGCTAATCAAGCAATTAATCCCAAGTTGCTTCAGTTGGTCGAAGACAGAGGTTCAG gTCGTTCCAGGGGTAGAGGAGGCATGAAGGATGACCGTCGGGACAGATATTCTGCAGGCAAAAGGGGTGGATTTAATACCTTTAGAGACAGGGAAAATTATGACAGAGGTTACTCCAGTCTGCTTAAGAGAGATTTTGGGGCAAAAACTCAGAATGGTGTTTACAGTGCTGCAAATTACACCAATGGGAGCTTTGGAAGTAATTTTGTGTCTGCTGGTATACAGACCAGTTTTAGGACTGGTAATCCAACAGGGACTTACCAGAACGGTTATGATAGCACTCAGCAATACGGAAGTAACGTTCCCAATATGCACAATGGTATGAACCAACAGGCATATGCATATCCTGCTACTGCAGCTGCACCTATGATTGGTTATCCAATGCCAACAGGATATTCTCAATAA